The following are encoded in a window of Phocoena phocoena chromosome 2, mPhoPho1.1, whole genome shotgun sequence genomic DNA:
- the COX5A gene encoding cytochrome c oxidase subunit 5A, mitochondrial, whose amino-acid sequence MLGAAIRRCSVAAAAVARTSPRGLLHPTPAPGPAAAIQSIRCYSHGSHETDEEFDARWVTYFNRPDIDAWELRKGMNTLVGYDLVPEPKIIDAALRACRRLNDFASAVRILEVVKDKAGPHKEIYPYVIQELRPTLNELGISTPEELGLDKV is encoded by the exons ATGCTAGGCGCCGCTATCCGCCGCTGCTCGGTAGCAGCAGCCGCAGTCGCCCGGACCAGCCCTCGAGGCCTCCTGCACCCCACtccggcccccggccccgccgccg CTATCCAGTCAATTCGCTGCTACTCCCATGGGTCACATGAGACAGATGAGGAGTTTGATGCTCGCTGGGTGACATACTTCAATAGGCCAGATATTGATGCTTGGGAATTGCGTAAAG GGATGAACACCCTTGTTGGCTATGATCTGGTTCCAGAACCCAAAATCATTGATGCTGCTTTGCGGGCATGCAGACGCTTAAATGATTTTGCTAGTGCAGTCCGCATCCTAGAGGTTGTTAAG GACAAAGCAGGACCTCATAAGGAAATCTACCCCTATGTCATCCAGGAACTTAGACCAACTTTAAATGAACTGGGAATCTCCACTCCAGAGGAACTGGGCCTTGACAAAGTGTAA